From the genome of Uranotaenia lowii strain MFRU-FL chromosome 1, ASM2978415v1, whole genome shotgun sequence, one region includes:
- the LOC129737564 gene encoding uncharacterized protein LOC129737564 — MAKEASTTKLDGNRKTGTIPKKLQDVMTTSCIGAACSFPGSTAGMLQCNKCAFWYHVRCVGASDDAIKRPWTCKKCVHEAFKIPRNLSLRNVSSSRCQVCGGPETEEMVQCDSCDLWHHFQCVGVTEAISDISWRCPNCENAFVPRSDHQLESHISLLSIDNKTSVVDSTLLTVSPTNVIPSSVLASSVIPTTTLALTYTFASYVNSNSIDVMSNKTNAYQVNSSLPSVVLSGVRDPTVPITNPQSTIVGSKAAAPPFLLHSSAAMDNLRVMPSTDRRSHQMIEFVDQPRKQNVSTVPQPPKRNMRLELQKLEEEQRLNEEEYTRKKQLLQRRYELMQAIANETESAEIEPDTRTEGWQCHSDPSTERIRRQPEFKLPERKTSHDNQPYQLRSTENHCLADQPEHIYQHIRSQQPSLIHQRKISNIRSDFTGVEGQIRQVDVRPPLYAAHDQFTPRHRSTPQHQAYRSTTRNVYRDIGTGSDLTNSHLTVARQAAAQELPIFSGVPEEWPLFVSTYSTTTTMCGFTAEENLIRLQKCLRGKAYEAVKCMLMHPSNVGSIMSTLRMLFGSPEIIVHNLITKIQSAPPPRADRLETMIDFALSVKNLCATIEACELIEYTYDATLLRVLVGKLPIDYRVEWAKYRRFIAEAKLTTFCDWLYDFAETISSIASLDDVELKQSKEMKRGPAYLNLHSEIEDDYSDKYEIESSPQLKEKPKGLIQATVDKKICKVCNGNCTTLERCKRFRELTYKGRWAVINEHGFCKRCLGRHARACKSQRLCGENGCSYKHHPLLHKFQNDGFNATQNGPVTSGDCNIHHKLPNHVLFRVIPVFLHGPTKTVKTYAFLDDGSSLTLIESELAAELGVTGKAEPLCLRWTGNKTRNEPDSQNLTLDISGTQVGHRRYRLPEVLTVSNLELFRQSLDMQDFTEKYSHLRGVPAESYHDIQPRILIGSNNANLGYVLKGREGEMHEPVATKTRLGWTVYGECDLRNRQFCGFHDVHMCQCNGAKDETLHQAMRDYFSIDGLGITRSTALVESNDDRRAREILESFSRRDDGRFEGRLLWKYDKFRVPDSKPQATRRYECLEARMKKDPSLAATLHEKMQDYVAKGYIRKLSDDEIGEDFRRVWYLPIFPVVNPNKPNKVRIVWDAAAKSHGIALNSLLLKGPDQNTALTDVLIRFREHRIAVCGDIREMFHQVMISEEDQHYQRFLWKENSSDPKPSTYVMQVLTFGACCSPSIAQYAKNVNAREHAGQYPQAAAAITDNHYVDDMLLSVESEAEAIRVAEEVRFIHARAGFEMRNWISNSPAVLAALSQPDALDKSLNFDSELSTEKVLGMWWCTADDSFTYRLSRRHDAELLSGKRIPTKREVLRTLMSVFDPLGFLANLMIHLKIILQQIWRISIGWDEQIPKNIFDRWLEWIAVLPKVEGIRIPRCFRLEVSIESDTIVQLHTFVDASELGYAAVLYLRFKQQERIECVIVAAKSRVAPLKFVSIPRMELEAALIGARLADSICKALSLKINQRVFWSDSRDVLCWIRSDHRRYSHYVAHRVSEIIELTQISEWRWIPTDENVADEGTKWQRSPELANDSRWLNGPEFLREDELTWPTEQISREITKEELKAAIYYHKQVHQAPANLFETTRFSSWNRLRRTAAWVRRFIVNKVLQLKNQPLVLGPLSGQEIYRGEMILFRQVQYEKFAAEISTLSNDRNAHKLLPRSSSIYELWPFLDEDQVLRAKTRIGSCKMASMDAKNPIILPKSSHISSLIVKHYHEQFYHRNHRTVLNELRQRFRIVPRFASVLWKIRAECQVCKNLRSVPQPPPMSDLPAARLAAFSRPFSFIGIDYFGPINVTVKRSSEKRWGVLITCLTVRAIHIEIAHSLSAQSCIMSLRNFMGRRGVPVEIFSDRGTNMVGASKELLLALKSMDQDLVIQEITSPNTTWSFIPPSSPHMGGSWERMIQTVKRNLNQIKPRHQLTDEVLKNLLIEIENVINSRPLTQLALDNEISSVLTPNHFLLGSSNGLKPATPFNDSNQALRNTWQTSQIEANVFWKRWIRDYLPDLTKRSKWFTPVESINVGDVAVIVDPNLPRNCWPLGRVISAVPGKDGEVREAVIQTANGIYERPAVKLAILDVRRDS, encoded by the exons ATGGCCAAGGAAGCTTCAACTACTAAGCTGGACGGAAACCGAAAAACGGGAACAATTCCGAAGAAGTTACAAGACGTGATGACTACATCGTGCATCGGTGCTGCCTGCAGTTTCCCAGGGTCTACTGCCGGAATGCTTCAGTGCAACAAGTGTGCATTCTGGTATCACGTCAGGTGTGTTGGTGCCTCGGATGATGCCATCAAGCGCCCTTGGACGTGCAAGAAGTGCGTTCACGAAGCCTTCAAGATCCCTCGTAACCTCTCATTGAGGAATGTGTCATCGAGCCGCTGCCAAGTATGTGGTGGTCCCGAAACCGAAGAAATGGTGCAGTGCGATTCTTGCGACCTGTGGCATCACTTCCAGTGTGTAGGAGTTACGGAAGCGATCTCTGACATTAGTTGGAGATGTCCAAACTGCGAAAATG CCTTTGTACCACGATCTGACCACCAGTTGGAGTCCCATATATCATTGCTGTCCATTGATAATAAAACCAGCGTAGTTGATTCGACATTACTGACGGTCTCCCCAACAAATGTAATTCCTAGTTCGGTTCTTGCATCATCGGTTATTCCTACTACCACGTTAGCCCTTACGTACACGTTCGCTTCTTATGTGAATTCCAATTCTATCGACGTGATGTCTAATAAAACAAATGCCTATCAAGTGAATAGTTCGCTTCCGAGCGTTGTGTTGAGTGGAGTGCGTGATCCTACTGTACCAATAACGAATCCTCAAAGTACAATTGTTGGATCCAAAGCTGCTGCTCCCCCctttcttcttcattcttccGCTGCTATGGACAATCTTCGTGTGATGCCATCTACCGATCGCCGCAGCCATcagatgattgaatttgtggatCAACCGAGAAAGCAGAACGTATCAACTGTCCCGCAGCCACCGAAACGAAACATGAGATTGGAGTTGCAGAAATTGGAAGAGGAACAACGACTGAACGAGGAGGAATATACCCGAAAGAAGCAGTTGCTTCAAAGGCGCTATGAATTGATGCAGGCAATAGCAAACGAAACTGAGTCTGCTGAAATCGAACCCGACACCCGGACGGAAGGATGGCAGTGCCATTCGGACCCTAGCACCGAAAGAATACGACGTCAACCCGAGTTTAAACTACCAGAACGGAAAACATCTCACGATAATCAACCGTATCAATTGAGGTCTACAGAAAATCATTGCTTAGCTGATCAGCCCGAGCATATTTATCAACACATCCGATCCCAGCAGCCGTCGCTGATTCAtcagcgaaaaatttctaacatacGCTCCGATTTCACGGGAGTCGAAGGACAAATAAGGCAGGTTGATGTGCGACCACCTTTGTATGCCGCTCACGATCAATTTACTCCTCGACATCGATCCACGCCGCAGCACCAAGCGTATCGCTCTACGACACGTAACGTTTACCGAGATATTGGCACAGGAAGTGACTTGACCAACAGTCACCTGACAGTTGCTCGACAAGCGGCAGCTCAGGAGTTGCCCATATTTAGCGGGGTGCCAGAAGAATGGCCGTTATTCGTTTCTACCTATTCCACTACAACAACGATGTGCGGATTTACTGCAGAGGAAAACCTAATTCGGCTTCAGAAATGCCTACGAGGAAAAGCCTATGAAGCTGTGAAGTGCATGTTGATGCACCCATCGAATGTTGGATCCATCATGTCAACGTTGAGAATGTTATTTGGCAGCCCCGAGATTATCGTTCATAATTTGATTACGAAGATCCAGTCTGCTCCTCCCCCTCGAGCTGATCGCTTGGAAACTATGATCGACTTTGCGCTATCAGTGAAAAACTTATGTGCTACCATTGAGGCATGTGAACTGATCGAGTATACCTACGACGCTACTTTACTTCGTGTTCTGGTGGGAAAACTGCCGATTGATTATAGAGTTGAATGGGCCAAATATCGTCGATTCATTGCAGAAGCGAAACTTACAACGTTTTGTGACTGGTTGTATGATTTCGCGGAAACCATTTCATCAATCGCCTCGTTGGATGACGTCGAACTTAAGCAATCGAAAGAAATGAAAAGGGGACCGGCCTACCTGAACTTGCATTCTGAGATCGAGGATGATTATTCAGATAAGTACGAGATCGAAAGTTCACCACAACTGAAGGAAAAACCCAAAGGACTTATTCAGGCCACGGTAGACAAGAAAATTTGTAAAGTTTGCAACGGCAACTGTACTACTTTGGAAAGATGCAAGAGATTTAGGGAGCTCACTTACAAAGGTCGTTGGGCTGTAATTAATGAGCACGGATTTTGCAAAAGATGTCTTGGAAGACATGCTAGGGCATGCAAATCACAAAGGCTCTGCGGCGAGAACGGATGTTCGTATAAACATCATCCACTGCTTCACAAATTCCAGAACGACGGTTTCAATGCAACTCAAAATGGACCAGTGACGTCTGGGGACTGCAACATTCACCATAAGCTGCCAAATCACGTTTTATTTCGTGTGATTCCTGTATTCCTTCATGGGCCCACTAAAACGGTAAAGACCTATGCGTTTTTGGATGATGGCTCATCATTAACCTTGATTGAAAGCGAGCTGGCTGCAGAGTTGGGTGTCACAGGAAAGGCGGAACCACTTTGTCTACGATGGACTGGCAACAAAACGCGCAACGAGCCAGATTCCCAGAATCTAACACTGGACATCTCAGGAACGCAGGTCGGTCACAGGAGGTATCGACTTCCCGAAGTACTAACTGTGTCCAATTTAGAACTGTTCCGTCAATCGTTGGATATGCaagatttcactgaaaaatacAGTCATCTACGAGGAGTTCCTGCAGAATCGTATCATGACATCCAGCCACGTATACTTATTGGGAGTAATAACGCTAACTTGGGGTATGTCCTCAAAGGTCGTGAAGGAGAAATGCATGAGCCAGTAGCTACAAAAACTCGTCTGGGGTGGACCGTCTACGGTGAGTGTGATCTACGAAATCGGCAATTCTGTGGGTTTCACGACGTTCATATGTGTCAATGCAATGGTGCTAAAGATGAAACACTGCATCAGGCAATGCGTGATTACTTTTCCATCGATGGACTCGGTATAACGAGGTCAACGGCGCTGGTAGAGTCCAATGATGATCGGAGAGCTCGGGAAATTTTAGAGTCGTTCTCGCGAAGGGATGATGGTCGTTTTGAAGGACGTCTTCTCTggaaatatgataaatttagaGTTCCGGATAGCAAACCACAGGCCACGCGTCGTTATGAATGTCTGGAAGCAAGGATGAAAAAGGACCCTTCACTAGCAGCGACTCTTCATGAGAAAATGCAAGATTATGTTGCGAAAGGTTACATAAGGAAACTGAGCGACGATGAGATTGGAGAGGATTTTCGGAGAGTGTGGTACCTTCCGATATTTCCGGTCGTTAACCCCAACAAACCGAACAAAGTTCGCATCGTATGGGACGCAGCAGCAAAGAGCCATGGAATCGCTTTAAATTCACTACTCCTGAAAGGCCCAGACCAAAACACGGCGCTTACTGACGTTCTCATCAGGTTTCGAGAACACCGAATCGCGGTTTGTGGTGACATCCGCGAGATGTTTCACCAGGTGATGATCTCTGAAGAAGACCAACATTACCAAAGGTTCTTGTGGAAAGAAAACTCTAGCGACCCAAAACCCAGTACGTATGTCATGCAAGTTTTAACCTTTGGCGCATGCTGTTCTCCGAGTATCGCGCAATACGCCAAAAACGTTAACGCAAGAGAACATGCAGGTCAATATCctcaagcagcagcagcgatAACAGATAATCATTACGTGGACGATATGTTGTTGAGCGTGGAAAGCGAGGCGGAAGCGATTCGAGTGGCGGAAGAGGTTCGATTTATCCATGCACGAGCCGGGTTCGAAATGCGGAACTGGATTTCCAATTCCCCAGCAGTATTGGCAGCTTTAAGTCAGCCGGATGCTCTAGATAAAAGTCTTAATTTCGATTCGGAACTGTCTACAGAGAAGGTGTTGGGCATGTGGTGGTGCACTGCCGACGACAGCTTCACTTATCGGTTATCTCGAAGGCACGACGCAGAACTTTTGTCCGGCAAACGCATTCCGACGAAACGAGAAGTACTTCGGACACTTATGTCAGTTTTCGATCCGTTAGGATTTTTAGCTAATCTGATGATTCATCTAAAGATTATCCTGCAGCAAATTTGGAGAATTTCCATAGGATGGGATGAACAGATCCCGAAGAATATTTTCGATCGCTGGTTAGAATGGATCGCTGTTTTGCCGAAGGTTGAAGGCATTCGCATACCGAGATGTTTCCGTTTAGAGGTTTCAATTGAGTCAGATACGATAGTTCAGCTGCATACGTTCGTAGACGCAAGCGAGTTAGGATACGCAGCGGTTTTGTACCTGCGCTTCAAACAGCAAGAAAGGATCGAATGTGTTATTGTTGCCGCAAAATCGCGCGTAGCTCCCCTGAAATTTGTATCTATACCGAGAATGGAACTTGAAGCTGCCTTAATTGGAGCAAGACTGGCTGATTCAATCTGCAAGGCTTTAAGTTTAAAGATAAACCAACGTGTCTTTTGGAGTGATTCTAGAGACGTTCTGTGTTGGATCCGATCAGATCACCGGCGTTATTCCCACTACGTAGCACACCGCGTTAGTGAAATAATCGAACTAACCCAAATTTCAGAGTGGAGATGGATACCAACAGACGAAAATGTTGCCGATGAAGGTACCAAATGGCAAAGGTCACCAGAGCTGGCCAATGACAGTCGTTGGCTCAACGGGCCGGAGTTTCTGAGGGAGGACGAATTAACGTGGCCAACCGAGCAAATTAGTCGTGAAATCACCAAGGAAGAACTAAAGGCAGCAATTTACTACCACAAACAAGTGCATCAGGCACCTGCTAATCTGTTCGAAACGACGAGGTTTAGCAGCTGGAACCGTCTAAGACGAACGGCAGCATGGGTTCGAAGATTCATCGTCAACAAGGTACTCCAATTAAAAAACCAACCCCTTGTTCTAGGTCCTCTTTCCGGGCAGGAGATTTATCGTGgtgaaatgattttgttccgtcAAGTGCAATACGAGAAGTTTGCAGCAGAAATCTCAACACTTTCAAACGATAGAAACGCACACAAACTTCTCCCAAGATCGAGTTCGATCTATGAACTTTGGCCGTTCTTAGACGAAGATCAGGTTTTACGAGCAAAAACACGTATTGGATCCTGTAAAATGGCCAGCATGGATGCCAAAAATCCCATAATACTTCCAAAATCGAGCCACATATCAAGCCTAATAGTTAAACACTATCATGAACAGTTTTATCATCGAAATCATCGCACCGTGTTGAACGAGCTGAGACAACGTTTCCGTATAGTACCACGCTTCGCAAGTGTTCTCTGGAAGATACGAGCAGAATGCCAAGTTTGCAAGAACCTACGATCAGTTCCACAACCTCCTCCTATGAGCGATCTTCCTGCAGCAAGGTTAGCAGCATTTTCCCGAcctttttcgtttattggaatAGATTACTTCGGTCCCATTAATGTTACAGTTAAACGTAGCTCCGAGAAACGCTGGGGCGTTCTAATAACATGTTTAACAGTGCGTGCGATTCATATTGAGATAGCGCATTCACTCTCTGCACAATCGTGCATAATGTCGTTACGGAATTTTATGGGAAGAAGAGGCGTTCCGGTGGAAATTTTCAGCGATCGCGGTACCAACATGGTTGGCGCGAGCAAAGAACTTTTGTTAGCCCTAAAGTCAATGGATCAAGACTTAGTCATTCAGGAAATAACAAGTCCTAATACAACGTGGTCATTTATCCCTCCTTCCTCGCCACACATGGGCGGATCATGGGAAAGAATGATCCAAACCGTAAAAAGAAACCTTAACCAGATCAAACCGCGCCATCAACTTAcagatgaagttttgaaaaacctattgattgaaattgaaaacgtAATAAATTCGAGACCGCTGACACAGTTGGCACTAGACAACGAGATTTCTTCGGTTTTGACCCCTAACCATTTCCTGCTCGGATCCTCAAACGGGTTAAAGCCGGCGACTCCCTTTAATGACAGTAATCAAGCTTTAAGGAATACTTGGCAAACTTCACAAATCGAGGCAAACGTTTTCTGGAAACGTTGGATTCGAGATTACCTTCCCGATCTCACCAAGAGATCCAAATGGTTCACTCCGGTTGAATCGATTAATGTTGGTGATGTAGCAGTGATCGTCGACCCCAATCTTCCACGGAACTGTTGGCCACTCGGAAGAGTGATTTCGGCTGTTCCAGGCAAGGACGGCGAAGTAAGAGAAGCAGTTATTCAAACCGCAAATGGCATTTACGAGCGCCCAGCCGTGAAACTTGCAATACTTGATGTTCGACGCGATTCTTAA